From the Nycticebus coucang isolate mNycCou1 chromosome 13, mNycCou1.pri, whole genome shotgun sequence genome, the window TGTGTTCATTATTATCTTCCTGAAGCATTGTAAGCACTGACATCTTTTGTTAGAGGTTAGATTAGTGGTGGATGAAGAGAATGGATGTAGCTCTGTGCCTGGTCCAATCTGTTATTTGTCACTTTGTAAAACATGCTGAGTTGCTGGTCTGACCCCTAGCATCTCTTGAGgatattaaaggaaaaattgaCTTTTATCAAAATGTAGCTCCAATCCTTAAATCCTAGATCATGTATGATTTCTGTGGACCCATCTAAAAGTGGGAGGAAAAGGTTGGGTAAATGGAAGCTTTATTGATGTAGAAGGACATGCTAGAtgacaaaaatattaagaaataagtgTAGTCACAATTTTGCTTTCAATATTTGCtggaggaaaaaagtaaaagaattaagGTAGTAGATTAAAAGgggtgagattttaaaaatcttttctgcaCATGGTGACAATGGATAGATAGCAACAATTTATTATACCTTTCCAAAGTGCTAATAGAGTTAatttgaaatgttctcatcatAAGAAATAATAAGgatttgagatgatggatatataAACAGATTGATTTAATATTCCCACAGTGCACACATTTAACATTGCTTTGTAGCCTACAAATGTATGTGATAAAAAATGGGTGGACAGACTAAGTCCTTAAGCAACATGGGCTtgaatttgaagagaaaagataagaaactAGTGGACATGGAGGATTTAAGAGAGAGAAGGTAGATACTTGATAGggcaagaaataaaaagttatgGCAACATTATGAAGTTTAAAGTAGATACTCAGGAGAGGAGTTTACATTTGATAAAAAGAGGAGGATGATAGGTAAAGATGTCAGACAAATTTGAGAGCATTTAGGAAAGTGGGAATTTTCGAAATAAAATCTTTAGATAGAATGAGTAAGATAGAGGCTTGGGGCCTATGAGCAGGACTGTGAAAAACTGGTAACATCATTGTGGGAGATGAGATGGCAGCAAAGGCCTGCTTGAAAAATTAAACCCTGAAGATTCTGAAGTTTTATTGGACAAAGGTAACTAGATTCAAATggtattggaaaaataaaattaattcgaCAACTATTTCCATAGGTCCTGCTATGTGCCTAACACTGACTTAATCCTGAATATAAGCATTGACTAAAAACAACAAAGTgtctgtcctcttttttttttttttttacgaattAAGTTTTCTTTATCTGATTGCCAGTTAAATacagagttttaattttataGCTTAACAATGAAGGGTCATCCACTGAAGCCAAGGCATACACCTAGCATTTCATTCTAAGCTTGTTCATGTACATAGCTGAAATCAATTGCAAGGTTTGGCCTAACAAATGCCAGGGAActcttttttaaagtagtttttaacAGGTATTAAATTTCATCTTGCACACCGAAGTCATATATACAGGGCAAAGTCAGAGCTTTTGTATTtgcatttattcttcatttaaccTTTAAAACACTACTATAGTTgaatattaaaacagaaacaatagcAAGTAGTGAGCATATTATGATTACAGTCCTTCACTCATTCGTTACTGCACAAAAATGCCACCATGAGTGTCATTCACTGGCCTCATTAAGAAGTTTGACACTGAACACCACCTCTGGGATAATGTTCATCATCCTCATATGCTTCTCCATTGTCATGGCGCcatctttcctgatttggatcaAAGTCCACCAGTTCTGCTTGAACCATTTCATCAGTCTCTTCTACTTCGTTCCTCTCTGGTAGAAGTTTTTCCAGCAATGAGAGTTTATCCGGAGAAAGAAAGCCATTTTCAGGAAAGCGTACCTTAAATTCGATGATTAGGCGCCCTTTTCATATGGTCTACGATAAATTGGCACGCCTTCATTTAGCACACACCTGATATCTCCATGCTTGACAATCTGACCTGGATGAGAGGTGATGACTATGGTTTGGTTGTCAAGAGTATTGGCTTTTGGAAGCCACACAATGCTTCAACCAGCTGTATATCCATACACATGCACAGGTCTTCTCCTCGTCAAgtaaaaacagcatggtccttCTGATCCCCAAGGACATCTTTGATATGTTTtttggaggaggagaaaggatgcagagagaaaggagaggtaaaAATGTGGTACATCAGCTCTCAGTTACCTTAGAAGATTTATATAACGGTGCCACAAGAAAACTGGCTCTGCAAAAGAATGTGATTTGCGACAAATGTGAAGGCCGAGGTGGCATAAAAGGAGCAGTAGAGTGCTGTCCCAATTGCCGAGGTACTGGAATGCAAATAAGAATTCATCAGATAGGACCTGGAATGGTTCAGCAAATTCAGTCTGTGTGCATGGAGTGCCAGGGCCATGGAGAACGGATCAGTCCTAAAGATAGATGTAAAAGCTGCAGTGGAAGGAAGATAGTTCAAGAGAAGATTCTGGAAGTTCATATTGACAAAGGCATGAAAGATGGCCAGAAGATAACATTCCATGGTGAAAGAGACCAAGAACCAGGATTGGAGCCAGGAGATATTATCAAAGTGTCTGTCCTTCAAAAGATTATATTCTAGAGCAGAGTCAAgtaatgaaagagaagaaaacatgcGTATTAGAAAAAATTACACAGTGTGGGTTGTCTCTCTTGTagatttcattgttattttcaaCATATTAAAGGAGACTTGGTTATTAAAGATGTGGACGTGTTTGAATGACATAgcttgttccagttctgagaaTATATTTTGCTCAAAAATTCATCCTTTCAGTCATTATGTTtaatctgttttctttatttttcttaactttctttccttttttttttttttttttttttttgagacagagttactatgttgcccttggtagagtgccatggtattgcagctcacagagacctcaaactcctgggcttaaactcctcttgcctcagcctctcaaatagctgggactataggtgccagccacaatgcccggctatttttagaaacagggtctcactcttgctcaggctggtcttgaactcctgagttcaagcaatccacctgcctcagccccacaagtGCTGGTATACAAGCATGAACCATCATGCCCGgccatttttatctcttttctgaagaatggaaaagggGTCTTTTTAATGTTTGTAATAAAAACTCTGGGAATTTTATATCAGTGATTAACAAGGTAGTAgaacacatgcacacatcacaattgcatttattttattctcagacATTTCGTATTTGTTCTCTTCTAATTGTGATATAACTTTTAGATTTTTctggtgtttttcttcttttatctttcctctttATTCTTGATCTCTGGGTTCCCTTACAGGGATGGCTCCGAAGCGATAGAGACTCGAGGCTGTCTCACACAGGACCCCTTTCCTCCCCAAATGTATTCTGcttctgaaaaaattaaattactctaACTTATATGTTACAATTATTCTATTTATCATAATGGTCACTGATTCTCACCACTTTCCTGGAGCTATGAAGTAGCATTGTCTCTCACGCTGTCACACCATCTGGCCATCTTCCTTTACTCTCTTGATTAAATAGAGATAGATTCAAACTCGTAGCTTCTGCCAGGCATCTGGATTATCCTTGATTTGAATTAAGGCAACAAGAAAGACCAGGTTGGTGCAGAGTAATTAGCTGGACAATATTTCAAGAGAACTCAGAATAATCAATTCAGAAccaatttatttaaagttttaaataaaaccatgtttaaaagaacaaaagtagGACCAACATGGATCATAGAAGGGCGTTAGATCCACCTATTACAGTCAGTGGTCAAACAGGAAAAGTTGTTGATATGACCTGTAATTCATCAATTTAATTGAAGCCTTATTTTTAGTTGCTAATATATCCCTTGCTAATggggagaaataaattttgtttggttttgtgtttgttttcttcccaTCCCTCTAAAGCCATATGTTCTTTTTACTAATCTAAGAATGTTCCCAATTTCATCCAATAATCTATGTAATTGGACATTATCTGATATCTCCCACATTGGGTGGGAAATTTCAGAACACTGTAACTATTCAAATTCTACAAATGTAAGTAACGGTCAAACTCACATACAACTGAAGACTTGTATCCACACCATCACAGATGACCACACGCTGCATGCTGACcatgtgaggacatttttgcttatttgtggtagCGGGTATCACAAAAGTtatgtacagatctttttttttcttataagctTTTTCTAATGTTTGTATATTTGATGTGTGGATcaagacaacttttctttttccaatgtggcaaagaagccaaaagtttggacacctaTGACATCTTACTGCTGTGTAAACTTGAAAAGGTAGAATgttcataaaagaaaatctttgtggTACTCAATAGAAAATCCAAGTGTAGAAACAAACAATATATAGATGATAAAGCTAATAAAGCAACCAAATATTTTTTTGGGGAGGGGCATATAACTTAATCCTgaactaaaaatgaaattattaaaaaagagagagactctaATGAGAATTCAAAGCACCATGATAATTAAGATAATACTTCTCATTTAGCGTACACTCAATTTGTGCTGGGCTCTGTACTGACTGGACTGATTGTTTTGCATACTTTGTTTCATTTGGTACTCATAACAACTGATTGGAATAAGTATTATTGGTATCATTTTCAGGTAAGGACTGAACAGTCTAAGGACTAAAGAGATTATAGAATTTGCTGGCATGTCTGTGTCTGAGAATTAACCTCCTGTGTAATTAGTCCATGAGGTTTATATACTCGGTCATAAAATAAACTATATGAATTTAAAGCTGAAATATATACTGAGAAATGAACTTAGCTTCTGGAAGTGAGAGGAGATGCAAAGAGTCTTCTTTAACTGATGCTGATGTAAGAAAATTCACTTAAGTATCTATGGATTGTACCAGTAAGCAAATAATATTGCTATAGTTATAAATATGGTGAGAAACAAGCAAAGACAATAAGCTTTAAGCACAAATAGAAGATTCCAACATGTCTATTCTAAGTATTCTAGAAGAAAGCCTTAATATAGATCAACTATTCTGACCAATGGACCACAAGGTGATatagtttaaaatgttttgaatcATAATGGTGAAGTAGTTCCATTTTCTTGGCATGTTTCTCAACAAAGACTATTATTACATGCACATGAATACCTCAGATAACCAAAATTATGTAATTTTGAAAGGGGAACTAGTGCAATTGCAGAAAGTGAACAGTATCACTTTTACCTTGGAACTGGAAATGAATGGCTTGATATACATTTACCTGACATTTAAAAGAACTAAGACTCTACGATACTTGGTGACAATTTCTGAATATTCACTTTCCTAAAGTGTCTCAAAGGAGTGAAATGATATTCAcaaatatgttttcaaatataaaaaaatatttttgcatttgcttGCTAAATCTAAGAGGGGATGGATCGAttggaaataaaactgaatttttacagtaaaaataatcaacaacaaaacaaaaagaacaaagtaaaagtGGGGAGAAAGCACAGTACTTATACGAGTGAAGCTATCCAGGTAAGTCGCTGCATTTGGGTGCCTGGCATCAGTGTGTTGATACTTGGACTGACATGTGGTATGTGTGGTGGTTAAATTAAATAGGCCATTTTACTTGAGAGAAGAGACCGAGGGTGAATCTGGAATATTGTGATGGGAGGGACcctaagaaaagaggaaagaccTATCTCATTCCACCACTCTGGCAAAAGTATTTACTTCTGGTTTGCAGTAGAAACATGACCTGGCTTGGAAATCAATAGAAACTCCAAAGCCAAATTGGGGAATAGAGACAAATTGAAGACACTAGAATAATTGTATTGAATCATAAGCCTTTATTACTTTGGAGAAAAACAAAGTAGGCAACTAGTATAAATAGGACTGTACTACCTTAATGACCTTATCAGGCTGTGTTAGTTTGTTCTCTAAAAGTATTTTCAGGGGAACTTGTTTTTAGTTTCAAATCGTGcacttaaataaatatatattgatttttatagATTTGTTTTCCTCCTAAGAAAGTAGTCACAACTTCTGGTCTAATTTTTTACTGTGAGTAACATTTTgttgagaaacaaacaaacaaacaaaaaagtactgTGTAATGACATCTTGCCTGGAGGAATGAATGACTTCCTATTCCCGATGTCTCCACAGCCCTCTGACCTTCAAGATGCTTCCTGCAGAGTGAGAAAATTACATTAGCCTTTTACGGCAAAGAGAAGAATACTTTGGGACAACAGTACTTTCTACggaacaattttttattttagccctGATGAGTCCGAAATGTCTAAAGCTACTTTTAAGGTTAACTGTGTACCTCTAGACAAAGATACCACAAGATTGTGCCCAAGTTACCGGGAATTTACACTGACATATAATGAATGAAcgcaaaaggaaggaagggtagGAATAAGGCTGAAAAAGATCAAAAAGATTACATCTTATACTGGTATTGCATTTTAGCTTCATACATACACTGGAATTTTGATTGTTATTAtcatagaaaatattaatatgtaccAATGTTTTAGGTTtgccagaggttttttttttttttttttctttttttaaatttatgagatCAGAATAGAAAACTTCTGTGAACTACCCCAGATCTGATGGTCGATTTGGGACTGGAACACTCTGACTCACCTGGGTATTCTTCTAATTAGAAGCTCTATTAAATGAAATCCGAGTTTTATAAAAGTGTCTTTAGAAAAGGATTCTGTGTTTCCACCATGTAGGGATTTAATTTGAGCGTGAGAGTTGAATTTCACTGGACAAGAAGCATGAATGTAAAGTGCAAAATATTCTTACCCTCAGGTGAGGTTTTCAAATATGTTATTCTATGCTTTAGGTTAAAGTAAATTTTTGCTCATGCAAGAAATAAATTCTGCTTAGGTAAAACATAgtgtattgtttttcttcttataattAATAATAGGCCTTGAGGGATCAAAATTGCTGAGTAGTATGATAAAGCACTTGTTAATGTAGATAAATtcatccaaaaatatttattttgagatgaaaTCTCTTCAGCTACCTGGTATCACATGGCTaagtcccccccacacacacttttaATTATTAGACCATGTAAATTACCTGTAATACTCAAAGCTGACCTGGGCTCAGGAGAAATGCTGCCCAGCACAAAATAAGGTTTTAGACATCTGGGCTTAAGTGCTCGTAGTTGGATGTGACTGCATCAGATAAATGAACGGAGAACTCAactttatactaaaaatagacaaaagagaaacaaaaatgttcttttcaatAGTAATTCAGGAACTAATACTTTCAAGGAATTTTTACTAAACATACCTGTAAATCACATGCATGGTTATCATCACATAAAATTCAgtgtaatttagaaaaaaaaattaaatttaaatattaaacaaattacTTGTTTCCTTTAAAAACCATAGAATGAGCACTCAGATAGTTGAGCAGCACCTCATGATGGATGATGAAAGTAAAcagacctgagtttgaatccttaTAAGCTTAGGCAAACTTGAACAAATTACTTCTAAGCCTCAACATTATCCCCTGTAATTTGGAGATAAATATGTTTTTCTCAGCCATGCACTTTGTCTGATGCAATTGTTCTCCATAATTGGTAGACATTATCAACCTAGAAATTCTTTATTGTCAGATAAAGGATGCTATACATTTTCTAATAACAACAATTTTACCACTACCCTCCACTTTGGGGGAAATGACAGATTCAAGATTAAACAGAGTAAGTATATTTAGAGGATTTTGCCCTTATTTTTGCCTCAATAAACGTATATAAAGttgcctctggcaaccactaaaGTAAGAGTTTAGTTTAGTGGTGAGTGGTTGATTGCCTGATACCACCCCTCACAAATACAGAGGCCTTTCCTCCAAAGCCCAGCAGCATTATATTTGCAATATTATTAATAATcttcaagaggaaagaaaaaatgagttCTCTTATAATTGTCTAAAAGTAGTCTCATTAAATTTGCTATCTTCACAAATTTAGTATAATTCAAACTTTGTTAGGTACAGTTTTAATATAACACTTTTTAGAAGAGATTGATTAATTTGCTGCTGACAAGAGTtcacattctttttgtttttctcagcaGATGCATCTGCTTCCTATTCTGAACATGGTTCTACTTACAATGTAATTGCTCTATCCTCCACTGCTCCATTATTTTCTGTGTCTAAGTCTGTATTTTCGCCAATCATCAAAGTGACAGAAAAGGAAGACTTGAGTATGGGTACACATGACTATAGCTGCTTCCTATTTTGTAAGCACGAAGTTCTATGCTTTAGACATGGCCTCACAGTTTCTTGAGATAGGTCAGAAGTATTGGCTGCTTATGAGTGTGACACTTGTCACCTAATAGTAAGTGGTTGAATTAAGAACtctcttttaaatttactttgctCCTTTTATGGGGTCAATTACTGTGTGGTCAAAATATTTTGCCCCAATATGTGAATGGAAACtttcaagaaaagcaaaaaaaaaaaaaaaaaaaaccttcaggcTGGATTATGTTTAATAAAGTATCAATGTGAATAGTAATTAAATGAAGAGCTATAAAAAGCGAGACACCATTTAAAGAAACATTACCAATGCAAAAGATAAGTTCAAATTAAGATTCCATCTTCACATTAACATAGTGAGTTTAACTTATATTGAAATTTCATACCATTCTCTAGAAAACCACTGAGGTGGCACTAATCTCAAATTTAATAATACACATATTCTATCACAAACTGGAGTTAGAAGACTTTAGAAGATTGAACTCTTGGAAGCAGCTATATTTTTGAGTTTAGTGCATTTGGCTGAAGaatcttcagttttcttcttttacattagaaataaaatctttaattagGAACTTTGCAATAATTGTTTTTTCCTGCATGGCATAGGACAACCTTAATGAAAACATTAGCATAAGAGCTGGATCCTACCTCAAAACCGAATCATCAACCTAAGAATTACTCAGGGAAAAATAAGTTCAGactaatatttttaacttttctgaacATTGATTTCATTTATCACATTTCTATTGAATATTGATTTATTTGTCATATTTCTAGAATCATTGGTAGCACATTCAGTGTACAACTctgaacatttattaaaatacatagtaATGTGTTTCAAAAGAATGTTATTGGAAACTTTAATATATCATCTAATACATCTTAATTACATCATCTTACAACATAACAAAAGGTCCAAAGAGATGATTTGACTCTGATAAAACCACATAAATGATAAATTGCAGGTTAGAATTTTAAATCCAGAATTTCTAACTTCAAGGCTAgcatttattcaattttattatatttgaccTTCATACTGTTAATGACGCACTTTGCCGTATTTGTGCTTCATTATAATGTGCTTTgcagatattttatttgtttaaagatTGGTTCCTTAGAACTCTGCATGGAGTATGTCTGTTGGTGCTGCTTTTCTAACAGGTTGTAGCTTCATATCATGTttctgtcacattttggtaattatttcaatattttaattattttcaatattattaCATATAGTGATCTgtgaacaatgattttttttatgtttctattggAATTGTTTTGGGGATTCATGAACCATGTTCACATACAATGACATAATTAATCCATAAATGTTGTGTTCATTCTCACTGCTCAAACAACCAGCCACTTCTCCATCATTCTCCTTCTCTTCAGGCCTCCTTACTCCTGAGACACAATAATATTGAAACTGAGGTTAAAAATAACCCTACAATGCCCCTAAATCAAGTGGTAGGAAGGGTCATATATCTCTCAAATCAAAACCTGGAAATAAAATCTGAGGTAAACCAAAAGCTAAGCTTCTTGAACCAGCTAGTTATCCAAGTTGTGACTGGGAAGGATgagtttttgaagaaaataaaattgtaggtggtacctgtggctcaaaggagtagggtgccaccccatatactggcgttggcgggttcaaacccagcccccaccaaaaactgcaaaaaaaaaaaagaaaagaaaattgttactGCAGTGAATACACAAATgatagaaagaaaatcattcttaTGGAGAAACTTTTAGTTGTCTGGATAGATCTAGCTAGCCTCAACATTCCCTTAAAGCAAAGCCTAATCCAATTCAAAGCAGACAGGAGGTAAGGAAGTTTCCATAACATTAAAGAAAAGTGAAGCAGAACTCCTGATGTAGTAGCTGCAGCAAGTTTGTCCAGAAGTCCTAGCTAAGAGtatttatgggtttttttgtaggttttttttttttaattaatattaaatcatagctgtgtacattaatgcaatcatggggcaccatacattggttttataaacattttgacacattttcatcacactggttaatatagccttcctggcattttcttagttattgtgttaagacaattatattccacatttactaagtttcacatgtacacttgtaagatgcaccgcaggtgaaaTCCCaacaatcactctccctctgcccatcctcccccccccattccccatattcttaggttataactgggttatagctttcgtatgaattccaaaaattagtttcatagtagggctgagtacattggatactttttcttccattcttgagatactttactaagaagaatatgttccagctccatccatgtaaacatgaatgaccaaaaatcacattacaacaaagatatttgcaccagaatgtttattgcagcccaattcacaattgctaagtcatggaaaaagcccaagtgcccatcaatccacgaatggattaataaaatgtggtatatatgtacaccatggaatattatgcagctaaGAGTATTTATGAAGGTGGCTGCACAAAACAACATATTTTTGGTGTAGGTGAATAGTCTTATTTTGGAAGAAGATGCTCATTACGACTTTCAAAGCTAGAttgaagtcaatgcctggcttcaaaactTCAAAGGACTAGAGGACCCTCTTGTTAAGGGCTAATGAAGCTGGTGACTTTAAGGTGAAGCCATTGCTCATTTACcatttaaaaatcctaaaagccTTAAAAGTGATGCTCAATTTACTCTGCTTGTGCTgagtaaatgaaacaaaaagtctgggagacaagatggctgactgaagccagctttccacagaggctcctgtccagaaggagagttaaaggacagaaatttagcgagtaacctggtggattagagctgcaccaagagagaaggttgaataacacacatcaaccctgttgAGGTCAGCTGCGAcctaaagaatacaaaaaaagggaacaaaatccatcaacaagcaggttggagtccccttccccatgagaatggctcagagtaccccacaaacaaataagcagagttcaaaagtcttcccactatactccacgggagagaacctctaaacactggacctacctcccctactagggtgccatggtgctctccggccaggcataaaaatgtgtaaaactgtatatattctctacctgcaattatgagctcccagcactcccctccactctcactctgaggtctggagggctGTCCCCCAggtgtccagattcttgggagatttctcgaggggtgtggacagggcctggactgtagctggtcagtgctgattctgtggtactggagtgaggagaggatggtcggctgagagggaaacacGCTGGAGTGGTGGTACCTTGAGGCGCAGAGAAGCAGCCGTTTTTAGcagcaatagggctcacacctggATGTTTCAAAGTCACACTCCCTGTTTCTCAGGGCAACCAGTGGAGGCCGGGCAtcctctcaggtggcaaccaccatggagtagatctgggatggaaacgcagtcctcgtgagtaaagggtttgcaggaggcagtaccggcctgggtggagcatggggactagaaaatgcacgcgtAGAGCagggagattcccagggcggggctgacccagaggaccgctttactgagcctaagatgcacgcGGCCCACAGGGgaaccatcagcttaaacaaaggagggcaggcagaggctggaattaacaggtaaccatgctgtgaatacaaactacagctgagactatacagcagcacagacagggtctgaggcacaggttctgggaactcagaacagtttctcttctgcaggggaatttagcagggacagaaacaaattcccacaaagttgttctgttctgtcagtaacatcagtcaggggtgtggctggcactgagtgaatagccccagcctcctgagattgtcaggcctcaactccccctgccagatagaggcagagagcagcggcctggccgagcagacatagatctctttgtgattcaggcaggtgcaaacctctggagtatctgctcattggagacaactgggtcacagccttgcagggttatcagtgactgggtgtgacagaggtgcaaggaggggaaggaggcatcaaccttcccagactaagcCATTTGCTGGtgggatcctcctgacttcaaggagcaccagagaaagtcatatatgagttgtcagcagacccctgtgatctagttgccagagacctttcaaactcttccacttgagacaggtgctgactgagacaattgacttggaccatttgaactgagccaattgcctgaggggtatccaagtggtgccctgggtgtgtggttgtaggaagatttgattttccttttccaattgttacctgtggggggctgggtgacttaattgctggtatttcttcacagctgagacttcaaccaagagtaactgtttcagtagggtcaaacagagaccagctgaaaacaacaagacagagacacttagccctaccacacaaaacaggtccccagtttctcaggccatagcattgtatgggtcctcaacaaagctccaggggaaaagtcaaaaggtgtaaaataatcatgaggtggaatcaacggaaaaactctggtgacacgaataaccagaatagatcaaaccccccacccaaggaaagatatggc encodes:
- the LOC128563304 gene encoding dnaJ homolog subfamily A member 1-like, coding for DIFDMFFGGGERMQRERRGKNVVHQLSVTLEDLYNGATRKLALQKNVICDKCEGRGGIKGAVECCPNCRGTGMQIRIHQIGPGMVQQIQSVCMECQGHGERISPKDRCKSCSGRKIVQEKILEVHIDKGMKDGQKITFHGERDQEPGLEPGDIIKVSVLQKIIF